From Palaemon carinicauda isolate YSFRI2023 chromosome 29, ASM3689809v2, whole genome shotgun sequence, one genomic window encodes:
- the LOC137622484 gene encoding uncharacterized protein → MKLEYGTDPFSYIGKITNLTETFSTLEIKVDDILQYFIWQGMNETFKAQLVNVTNHVRPSLEEIKEKFFEASERYMDVTGKFNERRRQGEKSSKSLAVNVKYEDNETNRISTADTASPRKRCTLCQENHATHKCIKYKEPDHKLRRLEELNGCKKCANIGHTTDKCKFKFFKKCYFCKGWHFSFLCDHQGEKSHDEKLQMNASCSKEVKAGNSKHRETSSDVMIITKALHTTDGASVLPTFTCEMLNGALVRGLKDCGCQSSFVTEKLASDNRLKVLEDNVSLTVNGFNSKVARAFAKKGFKLADKYLTDGSDKIKDIDLILGTNDAHCLLDFSVKFGNDHPSVYLGSAARVMLMGNVKIMQQNLPYLSKDFSCSWCSEHSRSVAYYEETCELNGNKSPVFDGIDECCKYIGFGSSMGEPSGLSLECEVQVQANFAILNEKGMIEESELRRTTEEMLRSVYEKSICEPDHEDGNFMSDCNANLIKFTLDNARRNEEGRLEMPLLWNEKSCHLLGRNFNLAKAVLRSNTRKLQRNKANLELMNEDFKEQEKLGIIERMPNLERYMDEPPECSFLTHMGVFRLDPETTKCRVVFLSNVCEPSRSSVMTVNHNQAMYAGPSLNQKITSAMLHLRFGSKLLIFDIKTALNQIALSELDQQKLLFLWYKNVKKGDFSIIAYKNVRLPSGLRCSPTILMLALFKILILDSKNDNPRLKNAKWIMYQLFYMDNGGFTCESSETLNWIYEILQGIFGPYKFELQQMFSNDSTLQDKIDGENMQSDVGCKKSEMEVKLLGMIWNRGSDTISTRKLCLDEKANTKREILRSIASNYDVFNINGPLLNRARLFIQDLQCERTLGWDTQLRDFQQKEWKNIANQVNSAPVFELQRCVGERTDGYKLKAYVDARKRVYGVVVYLCNIRSGERIFVLAKNRLIGSKLHEKSIPSLELQAICFGTEVLLDTYNELSGTQCLVPIKIVDLGLFSDSFAALSWLKSFSHRFDKMQKRSVFVMNKLNHIIKLCEGRSVGFSFVSGMDNPADKITRCLSFKSLMKSNYHKGPNIRDLDQASRSDILGFKVPMVENLETIEAYSASTSIKESQTVKLEHLIPLDRYSNMNKLISIHAKVLECWDRWKGFINKLHGFDKKDIRSKALTQIISRDQQINVEDVIDYLSSNSKTKMAMPNLISQLNLYPDTHNLIRVNCKFNEKRSVTNQTYPILLSRESTLTKLIILDEHLLLKHAGCYALLTELRRKFWIPKFFSTGKRILKECVVCRRYNQRPVKLNQSAYGEFRLSPSDKPFGNVYLDYCGPFYVRQGKDKVKVWILVISCMFTRAVNLKICMDMTVEEFLRALSLHSFEYGVPQFIVSDLGTQIVAGANIIQDFLKDAETVQYLTDNNVEKVHFQQYYKGCSQLGGLVESVVKMTKHMIRKSIRNNVIEFRDFKYLVCHAVHLINRRPIAFKEALRDCSNNVPTPITPEELIHGYSLVSEYCSGITS, encoded by the exons ATGAAGCTTGAGTACGGTACTGATCCTTTTTCCTATATTGGGAAAATTACTAATCTAACTGAAACTTTTTCTACATTGGAAatcaaagtagatgatattttgcaGTATTTCATTTGGCAAGGAATGAATGAGACCTTTAAAGCTCAGCTTGTAAATGTGACTAATCATGTGCGTCCATCACTTGAGGAGATAAAGGAAAAATTCTTTGAAGCATCTGAACGTTATATGGACGTCACAGGGAAGTTTAATGAAAGGAGGAGACAAGGAGAAAAATCTTCTAAATCACTTGCAGTTAATGTTAAATATGAGGATAATGAAACTAACAGAATTAGTACTGCTGACACCGCTTCTCCGAGGAAAAGGTGCACTCTTTGCCAAGAAAACCATGCAACACATaagtgtataaaatataaagaacctgACCATAAGCTGAGACGCTTAGAAGAACTTAATGGTTGTAAGAAATGTGCTAACATTGGACATACCACTGACAAATGCAAGTTTAAATTctttaagaaatgctatttttgtaagggttggcatttttcatttttgtgtgaTCATCAAGGTGAAAAATCTCATGATGAAAAACTACAAATGAATGCGAGTTGTAGCAAGGAAGTAAAAGCAGGTAATTCAAAACACAGGGAAACCTCAAGTGATGTAATGATTATAACTAAGGCTTTGCATACCACTGATGGCGCCTCTGTTTTGCCAACTTTTacctgtgaaatgttgaatggagcCCTTGTTAGAGGTTTGAAGGACTGTGGCTGTCAGAGCAGTTTTGTAACTGAAAAACTTGCAAGTGATAATAGGTTGAAAGTGTTAgaagataatgtctctttaacagtCAATGGTTTTAATTCAA AAGTGGCCAGGGCCTTTGCTAAAAAGGGCTTCAAATTAGCTGATAAATATTTGACTGATGGTAgtgataaaataaaggatattgacTTGATACTCGGTACAAATGATGCCCATTGTTTATtagatttttcagtaaaatttgGCAATGATCACCCATCTGTTTATTTGGGATCAGCTGCAAGAGTGATGTTAATGGGTAATGTCAAGATTATGCAACAGAATCTACCTTAtctttcaaaggatttttcttgttcttggtgtTCGGAGCACTCTCGCTCGGTTGCCTATTATGAGGAAACATGCGAGTTAAATGGAAACAAATCCCCTGTATTTGATGGCATAGATGAATGCTGCAAGTATATTGGATTTGGAAGTTCTATGGGTGAGCCAAGTGGCTTAAGTTTGGAATGCGAGGTGCAGGTTCAAGCTAACTTCgctattttaaatgaaaaaggtaTGATTGAAGAATCAGAGCTGAGACGCACAACTGAGGAGATGCTGCGGTCTGTGTATGAGAAATCTATTTGTGAACCAGACCATGAAGATGGAAACTTTATGTCAGATtgtaatgcaaatttgattaagtttacccTTGATAACGCAAGAAGAAACGAGGAAGGAAGACTAGAGATGCCTCTTTTATGGAATGAAAAGAGCTGTCATTTGCTTGGACGGAATTTCAACCTTGCAAAGGCTGTATTGAGATCCAACACGAGAAAATTACAAAGGAACAAGGCAAATTTGGAACTTATGAATGAAGATTTTAAAGAACAAGAAAAACTTGGAATAATTGAAAGAATGCCAAATCTAGAAAGGTACATGGATGAGCCTCCTGAGTGCAGTTTTTTAACACACATGGGAGTTTTTAGGCTAGACCCTGAAACAACAAAATGCAGAGTTGTTTTCCTGTCCAATGTTTGTGAACCTAGCAGGTCCAGTGTGATGACGGTCAATCATAATCAGGCTATGTATGCTGGCCCATCACTCAAtcagaagataacgtctgcaatgcTTCATTTGAGATTTGGATCTAAATTACTGATCTTCGATATTAAGACAGCATTAAATCAAATTGCACTCAGTGAGCTTGATCAGCAGAAGTTACTCTTTTTGTGGTATAAGAATGTTAAGAAAGGGGATTTCTCTATAATTGCCTACAAAAATGTTCGTCTTCCTTCTGGACTTCGATGCAGTCCTACAATTTTGATGTTGgctcttttcaaaattttaatactGGATAGCAAGAATGATAATCCTAGACTAAAAAATGCAAAATGGATAATGTATCAGCTCTtctatatggataatggtggaTTTACTTGTGAATCATCTGAAACCTTGAATTGGATATATGAGATTTTACAGGGTATTTTTGGTCCTTACAAATTTGAACTACAGCAGATGTTTTCTAATGATTCTACACTACAAGATAAAATTGATGGAGAAAATATGCAATCGGATGTAGGATGCAAGAAATCTGAGATGGAGGTGAAATTACTTGGGATGATCTGGAATCGAGGGAGTGATACAATTTCAACCAGGAAATTGTGCCTTGATGAAAAGGCTAATACAAAGAGGGAAATTTTGCGATCCATTGCATCTAATTATGATGTTTTCAACATAAATGGTCCTCTTCTTAACAGAGCTAGACTTTTTATACAGGACTTGCAATGTGAGAGAACGCTTGGATGGGATACACAACTTAGAGACTTTCAAcaaaaggaatggaaaaatattgcaaaCCAAGTAAATTCTGCTCCTGTTTTTGAGCTTCAGAGATGTGTTGGTGAAAGGACAGATGGATATAAACTTAAGGCTTATGTTGATGCTAGGAAGAGAGTTTATGGAGTTGttgtatatttatgcaatataagaAGTGGTGAAAGAATCTTTGTATTAGCGAAAAACAGACTCATTGGATCCAAATTGCATGAAAAGTCCATTCCTTCACTCGAATTACAGGCTATATGTTTTGGTACAGAGGTTTTGTTGGATACCTATAATGAACTGAGTGGCACACAGTGCCTGGTGCCCATCAAAATAGTTGACTTGGGGCTATTCTCAGATAGTTTTGCTGCCCTGTCGTGGCTTAAGTCATTTTCTCATAGGTTTGATAAAATGCAGAAAAGGTCAGTGTTCGTAATGAACAAACTGAATCATATAATAAAGCTATGTGAGGGGAGAAGTGTTGGATTCTCCTTCGTGAGTGGAATGGACAACCCAGCTGACAAAATTACACGATGTCTGTCATTCAAAAGCTTAATGAAGTCTAATTACCATAAGGGTCCCAATATACGTGATCTCGATCAAGCTAGTAGAAGTGACATTTTAGGTTTCAAGGTACCAATGGTCGAGAATTTagaaaccattgaggcatataGTGCATCAACCAGTATAAAAGAAAGCCAAACTGTAAAACTAGAGCACTTAATACCTctagatagatattcaaatatgaataagtTGATATCTATACATGCGAAAGTTCTGGAATGCTGGGATCGATGGAAAGGGTTTATAAACAAGTTGCATGGCTTTGATAAGAAGGACATCCGCTCTAAGGCTTTGACTCAAATCATCTCTAGGGATCAACAAATAAATGTTGAAGATGTTATTGACTATTTAAGTAGTAACTCTAAAACCAAGATGGCTATGCCTAATTTGATATCACAGTTGAATTTGTATCCAGACACTCATAATTTAATAAGAGTGAATTGTAAATTTAATGAGAAGCGCAGTGTAACCAACCAAACTTATCCTATTCTTTTATCAAGAGAGAGTACTCTAACAAAACTTATTATATTGGATGAACATTTGCTTTTGAAACATGCTGGTTGCTATGCCCTTTTGACAGAATTACGTAGGAAATTCTGGATACCAAAATTCTTCTCAACAGGTAAAAGGATTCTGAAGGAATGTGTTGTATGCCGGAGATATAACCAAAGACCTGTCAAACTTAATCAATCAGCCTATGGGGAATTTAGATTGAGTCCATCTGATAAACCTTTTGGTAATGTATACCTTGATTATTGTGGTCCATTTTATGTGAGACAAGGGAAAGATAAAGTCAAGGTTTGGATCCTTGTTATTTCATGCATGTTCACACGAGCAGTTAATCTTAAGATCTGTATGGATATGACAGTTGAAGAGTTTTTGCGTGCTTTGTCACTGCATTCTTTTGAATATGGAGTCCCTCAATTTATAGTAAGTGATTTGGGTACGCAAATAGTAGCAGGAGCCAATATTATTCAGGATTTCCTGAAGGATGCCGAGACTGTTCAGTATTTAACTGATAATAATGTTGAGAAAGTCCATTTTCAACAGTACTATAAGGGCTGCAGTCAGCTTGGAGGATTGGTTGAGAGCGTAGTCAAAATGACCAAGCATATGATACGGAAGTCAATCAGAAATAATGTCATTGAATTTAGGGATTTTAAATATCTTGTTTGTCATGCTGTACATTTGATCAATAGAAGGCCGATTGCATTTAAAGAAGCATTAAGAGATTGTTCTAATAATGTACCAACCCCTATAACACCAGAAGAACTTATTCATGGATATTCATTGGTCTCTGAATATTGTTCCGGCATTACAAGCTGA